In Chitinophagales bacterium, a single genomic region encodes these proteins:
- the azu gene encoding azurin, whose translation MKKLNLLLLATASFGFFFTACNSGNEAPATEETATTEEVVVEETPAAEEATAETVKIEINSNDQMKYDRDELRVPAGSTVELTLHHTGTMAINVMGHNVVILKQGVDMADFATAAMTAKDNDYIPADRVGDVIAHTKTIGGGESATVTFEAPEAGTYDFMCSFPGHYSVMKGKFIVE comes from the coding sequence ATGAAAAAATTAAATTTATTATTGTTGGCTACGGCTTCTTTTGGTTTCTTTTTTACAGCTTGTAATTCAGGAAACGAAGCTCCAGCTACAGAAGAAACAGCTACTACAGAAGAAGTAGTAGTGGAAGAAACACCAGCGGCCGAAGAAGCTACTGCTGAAACTGTTAAAATAGAAATTAACTCAAACGACCAAATGAAATATGATAGGGACGAGTTGAGAGTGCCGGCAGGTTCTACAGTAGAACTAACACTACACCACACTGGTACTATGGCTATTAATGTTATGGGACACAATGTGGTAATACTAAAACAAGGTGTTGATATGGCAGATTTTGCTACTGCGGCTATGACAGCTAAAGATAATGATTATATACCCGCAGATAGAGTAGGAGATGTAATAGCACATACCAAAACTATAGGTGGTGGCGAAAGTGCTACAGTTACTTTTGAAGCTCCAGAAGCCGGAACTTACGATTTTATGTGTAGTTTCCCTGGTCATTATAGTGTTATGAAAGGTAAATTTATTGTAGAATAA